The Brasilonema sennae CENA114 genome includes a region encoding these proteins:
- a CDS encoding lamin tail domain-containing protein, with translation MKKLFSQMAVAIVALVLCFTTVLGLPTRAEASVNTSPRGVVIKDIFYKGVVKQTESDEYVEITNQGLAKVDLSAWRLNSDDGRQNFYFPKETLLTPGKSLRVYTNEIHPQTGGFSFGIKRAVWNNKGSVGLLYDAQGNLVDSFSYGNKKTEKATVVSKQPQTPQSSPAKWLTQNNKNS, from the coding sequence ATGAAAAAACTTTTCTCACAGATGGCTGTTGCCATTGTTGCTTTGGTTTTGTGCTTCACAACAGTACTAGGCTTGCCGACTAGGGCTGAGGCTAGCGTCAATACTAGTCCACGGGGAGTAGTGATTAAAGACATTTTCTATAAAGGGGTCGTAAAACAAACAGAATCAGATGAATATGTTGAAATTACCAATCAGGGACTAGCAAAAGTAGATCTATCAGCGTGGCGACTCAATAGTGACGATGGTCGGCAAAACTTTTATTTTCCCAAAGAAACGCTACTGACACCAGGAAAAAGTTTGCGAGTGTATACCAATGAGATACACCCACAAACCGGGGGTTTCAGTTTTGGCATCAAGCGAGCAGTTTGGAACAATAAAGGGAGTGTGGGGCTACTGTATGATGCACAAGGAAATCTGGTGGATAGCTTCAGCTATGGTAATAAGAAAACCGAAAAAGCAACTGTTGTCTCAAAGCAGCCACAAACACCACAAAGTAGCCCTGCTAAGTGGTTAACACAAAACAATAAAAATTCATAA
- a CDS encoding P-II family nitrogen regulator, whose protein sequence is MRKVEAIIRPFKLDEVKIALVNAGIVGMTVSEVRGFGRQKGQTERYRGSEYTVEFLQKLKVEIVVEDNQVDMVVDKIIAAARTGEIGDGKIFISPVEQVVRIRTGEKNTEAV, encoded by the coding sequence ATGAGAAAAGTAGAAGCTATTATCCGTCCCTTTAAGCTTGATGAGGTAAAAATTGCCCTCGTAAATGCTGGTATCGTTGGTATGACTGTGTCAGAGGTACGGGGTTTTGGACGTCAAAAAGGTCAAACAGAACGCTATCGCGGTTCTGAGTACACAGTTGAATTTTTGCAAAAACTAAAAGTGGAAATAGTTGTTGAAGACAACCAAGTTGATATGGTTGTTGATAAAATTATCGCAGCTGCTCGCACAGGTGAAATTGGTGATGGCAAAATCTTCATCTCGCCAGTTGAACAAGTTGTGCGAATTCGTACCGGGGAAAAGAATACAGAAGCTGTTTAA
- the pip gene encoding prolyl aminopeptidase has translation MQKLYPPIEPYKQGKLKVSDLHTIHFEESGNPHGKPIVLLHGGPGGGCPPFYRQYFNPEKWRLVMFDQRGCGQSTPHAELRENTTWDLVSDIEKLRSHLGIEKWVVFGGSWGSTLALAYSQTHPSRCTGLILRGIFMLRHKELQWFYQEGASYIFPDAWEEYLKPIEPTERKDLLTAYYKRLTSSDAQTRLEAARAWSIWEASTSRLFLDIELMQKFATNEFAEAFARIECHYFINKGFFESENQLLSNVERIRHIPAVIVQGRYDVVCPMISAWELHRAWEEAEFVVVPDAGHSMSEPGILSALISATDKFANFE, from the coding sequence ATTCAAAAACTTTACCCACCCATCGAACCTTACAAACAAGGCAAGTTAAAGGTTTCTGACCTGCACACCATTCATTTTGAAGAGTCAGGCAACCCACATGGCAAACCAATTGTTTTGCTACATGGAGGACCTGGAGGTGGATGTCCGCCGTTTTATCGACAATATTTCAATCCAGAAAAATGGCGTCTTGTAATGTTTGACCAACGTGGTTGTGGTCAAAGTACCCCTCATGCAGAACTACGGGAGAACACCACTTGGGACTTGGTTAGTGATATTGAAAAGCTGCGATCGCATTTGGGTATAGAAAAGTGGGTTGTCTTCGGTGGAAGTTGGGGAAGCACTCTAGCATTAGCTTACAGTCAAACTCATCCCTCTCGATGCACAGGACTCATTTTACGCGGCATATTTATGTTAAGGCATAAAGAATTGCAATGGTTCTATCAAGAGGGAGCTAGTTATATTTTTCCTGATGCTTGGGAAGAATATCTCAAACCAATTGAGCCTACAGAACGTAAAGATCTGCTCACAGCTTACTACAAACGCTTAACCAGTTCAGATGCACAAACTCGGTTGGAAGCAGCCCGTGCTTGGTCAATTTGGGAAGCGAGTACAAGTCGATTGTTTCTAGACATTGAACTGATGCAAAAATTTGCCACAAATGAGTTTGCAGAAGCATTTGCACGAATTGAATGTCATTATTTTATTAATAAAGGATTTTTTGAATCAGAAAATCAATTACTTTCAAATGTTGAGCGCATCCGCCATATTCCTGCTGTGATTGTTCAGGGACGTTACGATGTTGTTTGTCCGATGATCTCGGCTTGGGAATTACATCGTGCTTGGGAAGAAGCTGAATTTGTTGTTGTCCCGGATGCTGGACATTCAATGAGTGAACCAGGAATTCTCAGCGCTTTGATTTCGGCAACAGATAAGTTTGCAAACTTTGAATGA
- a CDS encoding DUF4327 family protein, whose product MSKQQVIHPMVKLQRNVRSLADSNIIKPTDSIWKIALLFGNEWQHLKQELLDYGFSMQDPVSELLAVEAWDEE is encoded by the coding sequence ATGAGTAAGCAGCAAGTTATTCACCCAATGGTGAAGTTGCAGCGTAATGTGCGTTCACTCGCAGATTCTAATATTATCAAGCCCACAGATAGTATCTGGAAAATCGCTTTGCTCTTCGGCAATGAATGGCAGCATTTGAAGCAAGAATTGCTAGACTATGGGTTTAGTATGCAAGACCCAGTAAGCGAATTGCTAGCAGTGGAAGCTTGGGATGAAGAATAA
- a CDS encoding ABC transporter permease has product MTITKSFQLRFLRFPESPTLSQQLMLIGLTITLFFVFLALFAPLLQLLGLVQNPIDSLSNPIQEPPSLQHWFGTSREGYDVFSRTLFGAQAALQVVLLATALSMFIGVPLGMLSGYVGGRLDKALLFVMDSIYTLPGLLLSITLAFIVGRGILNAALAISIAYVPQYYRVVRNHTVSVKTEVFIEAAQAMGANTWQVLSRYLFFNVIQSVPVLFTLNAADAILILGGLGFLGLGLPRETPEWGRDLQQALQALPVGVWWTALFPGLGMTIMVVGLSLLGEGLNEYINPRLRKDIRK; this is encoded by the coding sequence ATGACCATTACGAAAAGTTTCCAACTAAGATTTTTACGGTTTCCCGAAAGCCCCACCCTTTCCCAGCAATTGATGCTGATTGGGTTAACTATTACTCTATTTTTCGTGTTCCTAGCTCTTTTTGCTCCTTTACTTCAGCTATTGGGTTTGGTGCAAAACCCCATAGATTCCTTAAGTAACCCCATTCAAGAACCACCCTCACTTCAACATTGGTTTGGTACTAGCCGCGAAGGTTATGACGTCTTTTCCCGCACTCTATTTGGTGCTCAAGCCGCCTTGCAAGTCGTTTTATTAGCTACGGCGCTTAGTATGTTTATTGGTGTGCCTCTGGGTATGTTGAGTGGCTACGTGGGGGGTAGATTGGATAAAGCATTACTATTCGTTATGGATAGTATCTACACTCTACCGGGGCTGCTGCTTTCCATAACGCTAGCGTTTATCGTGGGACGCGGAATCTTAAACGCCGCTCTTGCGATCAGCATTGCTTATGTACCACAGTATTATCGTGTTGTTCGCAACCACACTGTGAGTGTTAAAACTGAAGTGTTCATTGAAGCAGCACAAGCAATGGGTGCTAACACTTGGCAGGTTCTTTCTCGATACCTGTTTTTCAACGTGATTCAAAGCGTACCCGTACTTTTTACCCTTAACGCCGCTGACGCAATCTTGATTCTGGGAGGTTTGGGCTTTTTAGGGTTAGGGCTTCCAAGAGAAACGCCAGAATGGGGACGCGATTTACAACAAGCTTTGCAAGCCCTACCCGTTGGTGTTTGGTGGACTGCTCTTTTCCCCGGATTAGGGATGACAATAATGGTTGTGGGGCTGTCGCTACTTGGTGAAGGGTTAAATGAGTATATCAATCCGCGTTTACGAAAAGACATCCGGAAATAG
- the thiD gene encoding bifunctional hydroxymethylpyrimidine kinase/phosphomethylpyrimidine kinase — MNSQTTSTVPVALTIAGSDSGGGAGIQADLRTFAFHCVHGTSAITCVTAQNTLGVMRVDPIPPEAVVAQIRAVYEDIGVQAVKTGMLINKEIITAVAEQVEALQIQNLVVDPVMVSRTGAQLLDNDAVNTLRHLLIPKAAIVTPNRYEAQILSSLPINSLDDMRAAAQMIHRNVRAKAVLVKGGGMQGNLRGVDIWFDGHKMETLTTKHVETKNSHGTGCTLSAAIAAHLALGSDLITAVRQAKEYVTSALSYALDIGKGQGPVGHFFPLLNK, encoded by the coding sequence ATGAACTCCCAAACAACATCCACGGTGCCCGTTGCTTTAACTATCGCCGGATCTGACAGCGGTGGCGGTGCGGGTATTCAAGCAGATTTACGCACTTTTGCCTTTCACTGCGTTCACGGAACAAGCGCTATCACCTGCGTGACAGCACAAAATACTTTGGGGGTGATGCGGGTTGATCCTATACCACCAGAGGCTGTTGTGGCACAAATTCGCGCCGTGTATGAAGATATAGGCGTCCAAGCGGTCAAAACGGGAATGCTAATTAACAAGGAAATTATTACCGCTGTAGCTGAACAGGTGGAGGCTTTACAAATTCAAAACTTAGTCGTCGATCCAGTGATGGTTTCTCGCACAGGGGCACAATTACTAGATAATGATGCTGTGAACACTCTGCGTCATTTGCTCATTCCTAAGGCTGCTATTGTGACACCAAATCGCTATGAAGCCCAGATTTTAAGCAGTTTACCAATTAATTCACTAGATGATATGAGAGCAGCAGCTCAAATGATTCACAGGAATGTACGGGCAAAGGCTGTTTTAGTCAAGGGTGGAGGTATGCAAGGGAATTTGCGTGGTGTTGATATTTGGTTCGACGGACATAAGATGGAAACTTTGACAACAAAACACGTAGAAACAAAAAATTCTCACGGTACTGGTTGTACTCTGTCTGCGGCGATCGCCGCCCATCTTGCACTTGGAAGCGACTTGATAACAGCAGTACGACAGGCAAAGGAGTATGTCACCTCAGCCCTTTCTTACGCTTTAGATATTGGCAAAGGACAAGGTCCTGTGGGACACTTCTTTCCATTATTGAATAAGTAA
- a CDS encoding ROK family protein, whose protein sequence is MADSQVIGIDLGGTAIKLGRVARDGTCLQSLTVATPQPPTPEAVMLAMVDAISILERSANAQVDNQSHTIAIGVGTPGPADAAGRIAKVAINLPGWYDVPLADWLEAKTGKPTIIANDANCAGLGEAWLGVGRRFQNFILLTLGTGVGGAIILDGKLFIGHLGAAGELGLITLNPDGPMCNSGNQGSLEQHLSVSAIRRCTGKEPAELCALAKAGETKALTFWQEYGRCLGIGLTSLIYVLTPEAVVIGGGMSASAEFFIPSVKAEIERRVQLTSRLGLQILPAKLGNFAGIAGAAKLAFSKVGLI, encoded by the coding sequence GTGGCAGATTCTCAAGTCATTGGCATTGACTTAGGTGGAACAGCAATCAAGCTGGGGCGTGTTGCTAGAGATGGGACTTGTTTACAATCGTTAACTGTCGCAACGCCGCAACCACCAACACCAGAGGCGGTTATGCTCGCAATGGTAGATGCGATTTCCATTCTGGAACGTTCCGCTAACGCTCAAGTTGACAACCAAAGTCATACAATTGCTATTGGTGTTGGGACTCCAGGACCAGCGGATGCAGCAGGACGTATTGCCAAAGTCGCCATAAACTTGCCAGGATGGTATGATGTTCCGTTAGCCGACTGGCTGGAAGCAAAGACAGGAAAACCTACCATTATCGCCAACGATGCTAACTGTGCAGGGTTGGGAGAAGCTTGGTTGGGAGTAGGTCGCCGCTTTCAAAATTTCATTCTACTCACTTTAGGAACTGGAGTGGGTGGTGCAATTATCTTGGATGGTAAACTCTTTATTGGTCATCTGGGCGCAGCAGGTGAGTTGGGATTAATCACCCTCAATCCAGATGGTCCAATGTGTAATAGTGGGAATCAAGGCTCTTTGGAGCAGCATTTGTCAGTCAGTGCCATTCGTCGTTGTACGGGGAAAGAACCAGCAGAACTGTGCGCTCTTGCGAAAGCAGGAGAGACAAAAGCATTGACTTTTTGGCAAGAATATGGTAGATGTTTAGGCATTGGATTGACCAGCTTGATTTATGTGCTGACGCCAGAAGCTGTTGTCATTGGTGGCGGAATGAGTGCAAGTGCTGAGTTTTTTATACCATCAGTCAAAGCAGAAATTGAACGGAGAGTGCAGCTGACTTCACGTCTGGGTTTACAAATATTACCAGCAAAGTTAGGCAACTTTGCTGGTATAGCAGGTGCTGCAAAGTTGGCTTTTTCAAAAGTAGGGCTGATTTAA
- the rdgB gene encoding RdgB/HAM1 family non-canonical purine NTP pyrophosphatase: MTLLVVATGNPGKLKEMQAYLTDSGWDLTLKPEELEIEETGDTFSANACLKASQVALATGNWAIADDSGLQVDALDGAPGVYSARYGKTDEERIARVLRELGDTPNRQAQFACVVAIARPDGTIALQSEGVCRGEILYRPRGNGGFGYDPIFYVQQKQLTFAEMTPELKRSVSHRGKAFASLLQKLPHLNNTDC, from the coding sequence ATGACATTACTCGTAGTAGCGACAGGAAATCCAGGTAAGTTGAAAGAAATGCAAGCTTACCTAACTGATTCTGGTTGGGACTTAACTCTCAAGCCTGAAGAATTGGAAATCGAGGAAACAGGAGATACCTTTAGTGCTAATGCCTGCTTAAAAGCATCCCAAGTAGCACTTGCAACAGGAAACTGGGCGATCGCTGATGATTCTGGCTTACAAGTGGATGCCCTTGATGGTGCACCAGGAGTCTATTCTGCACGTTATGGCAAAACTGATGAAGAGCGAATTGCCAGAGTGTTGCGGGAATTAGGCGACACACCAAATCGGCAAGCTCAATTTGCTTGTGTTGTGGCGATCGCTCGTCCAGATGGTACAATCGCTTTACAATCAGAAGGGGTTTGTCGTGGTGAAATCCTCTACAGGCCTCGTGGAAATGGCGGTTTCGGCTATGATCCAATTTTTTACGTTCAACAAAAGCAATTGACATTTGCTGAGATGACGCCAGAGTTAAAGCGTTCAGTTAGCCATAGAGGCAAAGCTTTTGCATCTTTACTTCAAAAGTTGCCTCATTTAAATAACACTGACTGTTAG
- the trxB gene encoding thioredoxin-disulfide reductase, with protein MTNTTIENVVIIGSGPAGYTAAIYAGRANLKPVVFEGFQAGGLPGGQLMTTTEVENFPGFPEGITGPELMDKMKAQAQRWGAELYTEDVVEVDLSQRPFTVRSDERELKTHSIIIATGATAKRLGLASEHQFWSRGISACAICDGATPIFHGVELAVVGGGDSAAEEAIYLTKYGSKVNLLVRTEKMRASKAMQDRVLSNPKITVYWNTDAVDVFGNDKHMEGIKIHNTTTGEENQLHVKGLFYAIGHKPNTSLFKGQLELDDVGYIVTKPSSPETSVEGVFAAGDVQDHEYRQAITAAGSGCTAAMLAERWLSASGLIQEFHQKPETPNNELEELAQKKTQEQQAAEFDLNSTRHQGGIALRKLFHQSDRLIIVKYVSPGCGPCHTLKPILNKVVDEFDDKIHFVEIDIDKDRDIAENAGVTGTPTVQFFKDKDLLKEVKGVKQKSEYRQLISSNL; from the coding sequence ATGACTAATACAACAATAGAAAACGTAGTAATTATCGGTTCAGGTCCTGCAGGGTATACAGCTGCTATTTACGCAGGACGAGCTAACCTCAAACCAGTTGTCTTTGAGGGTTTCCAAGCCGGGGGGTTACCTGGTGGTCAGTTGATGACAACGACTGAAGTGGAAAACTTTCCTGGGTTTCCCGAAGGAATTACTGGACCCGAACTGATGGATAAAATGAAAGCTCAGGCGCAGCGCTGGGGGGCTGAATTATATACAGAAGATGTTGTTGAAGTTGATTTGAGTCAGCGTCCTTTTACAGTCCGCTCAGACGAACGGGAATTAAAAACCCACAGCATTATCATCGCTACGGGTGCGACAGCAAAGCGCTTGGGTTTAGCCAGTGAACATCAATTCTGGAGCCGTGGAATTTCTGCTTGTGCTATCTGCGACGGTGCTACGCCGATTTTCCACGGAGTGGAATTAGCCGTAGTAGGTGGTGGCGACTCGGCGGCGGAAGAAGCGATTTACTTGACTAAGTACGGATCGAAAGTGAATTTGCTGGTGCGAACTGAGAAGATGCGGGCTTCCAAAGCCATGCAAGACCGGGTTTTGAGCAACCCCAAAATCACGGTTTATTGGAACACAGACGCAGTGGATGTGTTTGGGAACGACAAGCACATGGAAGGAATAAAAATCCACAACACCACTACTGGTGAAGAGAATCAACTGCACGTTAAAGGATTATTCTACGCCATTGGCCACAAACCCAATACATCTTTATTCAAGGGACAACTGGAACTCGATGACGTGGGTTACATTGTCACCAAGCCTAGTTCTCCTGAAACAAGCGTAGAGGGCGTTTTCGCTGCAGGCGATGTACAAGATCATGAGTACCGTCAAGCAATTACCGCTGCTGGTAGTGGCTGTACGGCGGCGATGTTGGCAGAACGCTGGTTGTCTGCGAGTGGCTTAATTCAGGAATTCCATCAAAAACCGGAAACTCCAAATAACGAACTAGAAGAGTTAGCCCAGAAGAAAACCCAGGAACAACAAGCCGCTGAATTCGATTTGAATTCAACCCGCCATCAGGGGGGTATTGCTTTGCGGAAGTTGTTCCATCAAAGCGATCGCCTGATTATCGTCAAATACGTTTCTCCTGGTTGTGGTCCTTGCCATACCCTCAAGCCCATCTTAAATAAAGTCGTGGATGAATTTGACGATAAAATTCACTTCGTTGAAATTGACATCGACAAAGACCGAGACATTGCTGAAAATGCTGGTGTCACAGGAACACCCACAGTTCAGTTCTTTAAGGATAAGGATCTGCTCAAGGAAGTCAAAGGCGTTAAGCAAAAGAGTGAGTACCGCCAATTGATTTCAAGCAATTTGTAG
- a CDS encoding protein kinase domain-containing protein, whose amino-acid sequence MVTLTLLEPQQKTPLDQWHFDDESIIRIGRSADNDVVLTDSLVSRYHLELRQVNSDKNGGSWQVISQGTNGTFLNGVLVTQILLPDNSELQLAQKGPILRFEINKQTTSQIFPSPALPYTSCTHEGNSPNNLFCIHCGQPLSIIQTIRQYQVLRILGQGGMGTTYLAWDGLGRIAAGHPQLLVLKQMNADMAKIAKAQELFEREANTLKSLSHTGIPKYYDSFVENGKKYLAMELIHGQDLEKLVYSKGPVVPNQAISWMIQTCDILEYLHSQHPPLIHRDIKPANLMVQNYNDRIVVLDFGAVKEIATTPGTRIGAEGYCAPEQERGQPVTQSDLYAIGPTLIFLLTGESPFKFYRQRGRSFRFEVANVPTITPQLRQVIDRATEPLPWDRYQTAKDLVAALAVCKV is encoded by the coding sequence ATGGTCACACTGACCCTATTAGAACCGCAACAAAAAACACCTCTTGATCAGTGGCACTTTGACGACGAGTCCATCATTCGGATTGGTCGTTCGGCAGATAATGACGTGGTTTTAACTGATAGTTTGGTGTCACGATATCATTTAGAACTCCGGCAAGTCAATTCCGATAAAAATGGCGGTTCTTGGCAGGTGATAAGTCAAGGCACAAATGGCACTTTTCTCAACGGCGTTTTAGTCACTCAAATTTTATTGCCAGATAACTCTGAACTGCAACTGGCGCAAAAAGGTCCAATTCTGAGATTTGAAATTAACAAGCAAACAACTTCACAAATTTTTCCTTCTCCAGCGCTACCTTATACAAGTTGCACCCATGAAGGAAACTCACCTAACAATTTGTTTTGCATCCACTGCGGTCAACCTTTGTCGATCATTCAGACAATTCGCCAATATCAGGTATTGCGAATTCTGGGACAGGGAGGTATGGGTACTACTTATCTAGCTTGGGATGGGCTAGGAAGAATAGCTGCAGGACACCCACAATTGTTGGTGTTGAAGCAGATGAATGCTGATATGGCAAAAATTGCTAAGGCACAAGAGTTATTTGAACGAGAGGCAAATACTCTTAAATCCCTAAGCCATACTGGTATTCCTAAATATTATGACTCTTTTGTCGAAAATGGAAAGAAATATTTGGCAATGGAATTAATTCATGGACAGGATTTGGAAAAACTAGTTTATTCAAAAGGACCAGTTGTCCCAAATCAAGCGATTAGTTGGATGATTCAAACCTGCGATATTCTGGAATATCTCCATAGCCAACACCCACCCTTGATTCATCGGGATATTAAACCCGCGAACCTCATGGTGCAAAACTATAATGATCGTATAGTTGTGCTGGACTTTGGCGCTGTCAAAGAGATTGCGACAACGCCTGGGACTCGTATTGGTGCAGAGGGCTATTGTGCCCCCGAACAAGAACGGGGACAACCCGTCACCCAATCCGATTTATATGCCATTGGACCGACACTTATTTTTTTGCTGACTGGCGAAAGCCCTTTTAAGTTCTACCGCCAGAGAGGGCGAAGTTTCCGGTTTGAAGTCGCAAATGTGCCCACAATTACTCCCCAGTTACGGCAAGTAATTGACCGCGCCACAGAACCTTTACCGTGGGATCGCTATCAAACGGCGAAGGATTTAGTCGCGGCTTTAGCCGTTTGCAAAGTTTAG
- a CDS encoding phosphoglucomutase/phosphomannomutase family protein, protein MSVAANVVKFGTDGWRGVIADEFTFERVALVAPLAAKVLLDTYGKITGNRTIIVGHDRRFMAEDFAHKVADVVCAAGFDVLLTDTYAPTPAFSWAAKEQNALGALVITASHNPGKYLGLKVKSAFGGSAPPEVTKQIEALLSDELPPASTPGKIEKFNPWGSYCQALEGKVKIAKIRDAIAAGKLTVFADVMHGAAAGGLAMLLGNEIKEINSNRDPLFGGGAPEPLPKYLSHLFEVMQNHQKTNPGGLAVGLVFDGDSDRIAAVDGDSNFLSSQILIPILIDHLTLRRDFKGEIVKTVSGSDLIPRLAALHNLSVFETAVGYKYIADRMLEAQVLLGGEESGGIGYGSHIPERDALLSALYVLEAIVESGLDLGDYYRHLQQQTDFTSAYDRIDLPLASMEVRSRLLQQLQTQPLTQIAGQPVIDCQTIDGYKFRLADNSWLMIRFSGTEPVLRLYCEAPTLQQVHQTLAWAKDWAE, encoded by the coding sequence ATGTCAGTAGCAGCTAACGTAGTCAAATTTGGTACAGACGGTTGGCGGGGCGTCATTGCCGATGAGTTCACCTTTGAGCGTGTAGCCTTAGTTGCGCCACTTGCCGCAAAAGTTTTACTTGATACATACGGGAAAATAACAGGTAACCGTACAATTATTGTCGGACACGACCGACGGTTTATGGCAGAAGATTTTGCTCATAAAGTTGCGGATGTTGTCTGTGCTGCTGGATTTGATGTACTACTCACGGATACTTATGCCCCAACTCCAGCTTTTAGTTGGGCGGCGAAGGAACAAAATGCTTTGGGTGCACTCGTAATTACCGCGAGTCATAATCCAGGCAAATATTTGGGATTAAAAGTCAAAAGTGCTTTTGGTGGTTCTGCACCGCCAGAAGTTACCAAGCAGATAGAAGCACTTTTATCAGACGAACTACCACCCGCATCAACTCCAGGCAAAATAGAGAAGTTCAACCCCTGGGGCAGTTATTGTCAAGCACTCGAAGGTAAAGTCAAAATTGCAAAAATCCGCGATGCTATAGCTGCAGGCAAACTCACAGTATTTGCCGATGTGATGCATGGCGCGGCTGCTGGTGGATTGGCAATGCTACTTGGCAATGAGATCAAAGAAATTAACAGCAATCGTGATCCCCTGTTTGGTGGCGGCGCACCAGAACCACTACCCAAATACCTTTCGCATCTGTTTGAGGTGATGCAAAATCACCAAAAGACGAATCCAGGAGGTTTAGCGGTAGGGTTGGTGTTTGATGGAGACAGCGATCGGATTGCCGCTGTTGATGGAGACAGCAATTTCCTAAGTTCACAAATCTTAATCCCAATATTAATCGACCACTTAACCCTACGCCGCGATTTCAAAGGCGAAATAGTCAAAACTGTGAGTGGTTCTGACTTGATTCCCCGCCTAGCAGCACTCCACAACTTGTCAGTGTTTGAAACAGCCGTCGGTTATAAATACATTGCTGACAGAATGTTAGAAGCACAAGTTTTGTTGGGTGGCGAAGAATCGGGAGGAATTGGGTACGGAAGCCATATACCTGAACGCGATGCACTTTTATCAGCATTGTACGTGCTAGAAGCGATCGTGGAATCTGGGCTAGATTTAGGTGATTACTATCGCCATTTACAACAACAAACAGATTTTACCTCCGCATATGATCGCATCGATTTACCCCTTGCCAGCATGGAAGTGCGATCGCGTCTTTTGCAACAACTGCAAACCCAACCTTTAACACAAATAGCTGGACAACCAGTCATTGATTGCCAGACAATTGATGGCTACAAATTCCGCTTAGCCGACAACAGTTGGTTAATGATTCGTTTTAGCGGTACCGAACCCGTTTTACGCCTGTACTGCGAAGCCCCCACACTTCAACAAGTACATCAAACTCTAGCTTGGGCAAAAGACTGGGCAGAGTAA
- a CDS encoding type IV pilin-like G/H family protein — protein MIFKIKAKLLHYVIKKKKEDEGFTLIELLVVIIIISILSAIALPSFLSQANKAKQSEAKTYVGSINRAQQAYYLENGQFADISELGIGIKDTQKNYKYERKVNSNNQVVVNNGISRKDGLKSYAGVVIFSKQQGATLAILCESNNIGIGTAQEPNSTTNENSSEPQCPDNYTELNK, from the coding sequence ATGATCTTCAAGATAAAAGCTAAATTACTGCATTACGTTATTAAGAAAAAAAAGGAGGATGAGGGCTTCACACTCATTGAACTCCTAGTAGTAATTATTATTATAAGTATTCTATCTGCTATTGCTTTGCCCTCGTTCCTTAGCCAAGCCAACAAAGCAAAACAATCAGAGGCTAAAACCTATGTCGGTTCAATTAACCGAGCGCAGCAAGCTTATTACTTAGAAAATGGTCAGTTCGCGGATATAAGTGAATTAGGGATTGGTATTAAAGATACTCAGAAGAACTATAAGTATGAAAGAAAAGTAAATAGCAATAATCAGGTTGTCGTCAATAATGGTATTTCTCGGAAAGACGGCCTCAAATCCTACGCAGGTGTTGTAATTTTCTCAAAACAACAAGGAGCGACTTTAGCCATCTTGTGTGAGTCTAATAATATTGGTATAGGAACCGCACAGGAGCCAAATAGCACAACTAACGAAAACTCATCAGAACCACAATGCCCGGATAACTATACGGAACTGAACAAGTAG